In Astatotilapia calliptera chromosome 16, fAstCal1.2, whole genome shotgun sequence, one genomic interval encodes:
- the ormdl1 gene encoding ORM1-like protein 1 — protein MNVGVAHSEVNPNTRVMNSRGIWLTYALGVGVLHIVLLSIPFFSVPVVWTLTNVIHNLGMYVFMHAVKGTPFETPDQGKARLLTHWEQLDYGVQFTSSRKFFTISPIILYFLASFYTKYNTTHFVINTASLLSVLIPKLPQLHGVRILGINKY, from the exons ATGAATGTGGGTGTGGCTCACAGCGAGGTGAACCCAAACACCCGAGTGATGAACAGTCGAGGGATTTGGCTGACCTACGCACTTGGTGTTGGTGTGCTTCACATCGTGCTCCTGAGCATACCCTTCTTCAGCGTGCCCGTGGTGTGGACTCTAACAAATGTCATTCACAACTTA GGAATGTATGTCTTCATGCATGCAGTCAAAGGCACCCCTTTTGAGACCCCTGACCAAGGAAAAGCCAGACTTCTTACTCACTGGGAGCAGCTCGACTATGGCGTTCAGTTCACCTCATCTAGAAAGTTCTTCACCATCTCCCCAATTATTCT ATACTTCCTGGCAAGTTTCTATACAAaatacaacacaacacactTTGTCATCAACACTGCCTCGCTTCTGAGTGTCCTGATCCCCAAACTGCCACAGCTGCATGGAGTCAGAATTCTTGGCATCAACAAGTATTAA